One uncultured Carboxylicivirga sp. genomic window, AAATTTTGTCCCCAGACCTCGTTTCGGGGTTCTGTTTGTGAATAGGTAACCTGAGGTGTATATGCAAAAACAGCTTCTGCACGTCGTTCAATAACAGAAGAAGCCAGAAGTCCTAGAAGAAATACAACAATTATAGTGATGAAAAACAAAGCCCAACCCAGCCATGGTTTTTCTTTTATTTGATCTCGTATTGGTTTCATAATTTAAGATTTAAGTTAATTTTTACTGTTAAGGTTTTGGATCCATTCAGGTAGAGGACTTTCTGGAACTGGAACACGTGCATTGGGTACACTTGAGAGACTGTTAACTCTACCATGTGGAGTTTCTCTATGACATTCCCAGCATTTTCGATCATCAATGTTGAAGTGTACATCCGGTGCTTTTGCAAGTACTTTCTCATTGCTGATCAGGTGTTGATGGCATCTGATACAATTCTCCTGTACCACTTCTTTGCCTTCATCCTTAATAAAAATAACCTGGGGTTCGGCACGCATGGTGAATATGGATGCATGTTTCATTCCGTCTTTTGCCTTGAAATAGTATGTGTTAACTATATTATCATGAGGAACATGACAATCGTTGCAACTGGCAACTTCACGATGTGCGCTATGATTCCAGGTTGCATACTGTGGTGCCATAATATGGCAGTTTACACATGTTTTTGGATCATCAGACAGATAGGAGTGAGCTCTGGCCACATAAAACAAGTAAAAGCCCATGCCAAAAAATATGCCTAATGCAAGTATGACAGGAACTTTCCATTGTTCAGGTGGTTTTAGAAAATCAAAAAACTTTTTTTTCATAAACCGTTGTTTTAGTAAATTGGATTTAAGGGATCTATATAAAAATAAAAAACACTATCTGCATTGTCCATTGGAAAGCACAGATAGTGTGTAATTTATATTAAGTATGTATAAATCATTTTTTTCTAGGCAATCCAGTTTTTAATATCATCTTCAACAGTAGAAATGGATCCAATACCAAAGGTCTTAACCAGAATATTAGCCACATTTGGTGATAAAAATGCAGGTAATGTTGGCCCCAGGTTGATATTTTTTACTCCAAGGTGTAGCAGAGCCAATAATACGATTACAGCTTTTTGTTCGTACCAGGCAATGTTATAAACAATCGGAAGGTCATTGATATCTTCGAGTTCAAATACTTCTTTTAATTTTAATGCTGTTACTGCAAGACTATAGGAATCATTACACTGTCCGGCATCTAAAACACGAGGTATTCCGCCAATATCGCCCAGAGGTAATTTATTGTATCTGTATTTGGCACAACCCGCTGTAAGAATCACAGTATCCTGAGGCAATTCATTTGCAAAATCAGTATAGTATTGTCTGTCTTTCATTCTTCCATCACACCCTGCCATTACCACAAATTTCTTAACAGCACCCGTTTTAACGGCATCAACTACTTTATCTGCCAGTTGCATAACCTGATTGTGAGCAAAACCACCGACAATGGTACCCGTTTCAATTTCAGTTGGGGCAGCACATTTTTTTGCATGTTCAATAATAACTGAAAAATCCTTTGGCTGTCCGTTCTTGCGATCGACAATGTGTGTGCATCCATCAAAACCTGAAGCTCCTGTTGTGTAAACTCTTTCTTTGTATGAAGCTTTTGGAGGAACGATACAGTTAGTAGTGAATAGGATAGGACCATTAAATGTTTCAA contains:
- the nrfH gene encoding cytochrome c nitrite reductase small subunit, producing the protein MKKKFFDFLKPPEQWKVPVILALGIFFGMGFYLFYVARAHSYLSDDPKTCVNCHIMAPQYATWNHSAHREVASCNDCHVPHDNIVNTYYFKAKDGMKHASIFTMRAEPQVIFIKDEGKEVVQENCIRCHQHLISNEKVLAKAPDVHFNIDDRKCWECHRETPHGRVNSLSSVPNARVPVPESPLPEWIQNLNSKN